AGTCGTTGCTTTCGTAGATTGTGGGTGGAGAAGAATCAGATGCAAATTTTGTGGAATGGTTTTGACCAAACCGTGATGTGCACAATAACCTCCCCTAAGTCTTGTGCTTCCACGTCTTCAGCAAGCGAGGATGTTGTTAATGTCTTTATTTGGTTTGACacgttcttattttatttgatcagATATTTTGGTAAATATTTTGAATCTTTTGGATCACGAGTCTGATTTATAtgctctataaatagaacacTTCAATCACTTCAAAAAACATCATAAATCActattctctcttctcttagttttgaaatgaaaaagaattggGATTTCATTAAATCCCTAAAATGCGAAAAAGAATGGTACTCGTTAGTTGCAACTACTTCATATAATCCACTGAACTAATGTTGGATGCGAAGGAAAAAAAGATACTTTGGTGaacaatgaagaaaaagaggCTAAATGATACTTAATTTAGAGAAATCTGTGTTAATTGTTTAAAAGTGGACGAAGGTGTTGAAATAGGTGGTTTCTCTTTTATAtgtaataaacataattttagtttcaatgttGATAAGAATTAGATGATGTTTTGTACTTTGTTGTAGTTTTGTTCTGTTTTAATGAATTGGATGATGTAAAGAaagctttcttttgttttgttttgtttcgtTGATGATAAATTGAGGATTATGTATTTATGACTAAGTCATTGAATTCTGATTATGGAAATGGAGATGTTTTAGATATGTTAGTGAAGGAAAATGTTATAATCAAAGACATACATAACTATAAGCAACaatatgaaaatgaagatgtttTAAATATTGCCTAGCAATAGTGCTTAAAAACATGGACAAGCATGTTTGAAGCTAAATCATCAATAGTACAAATCAcaccaagaataatttatttggGCAATTAGAAGTTGTAATGAagtcttattttataataagtttattcTTGAAGGGTAACAACTTAAAATTTgatgaacttcttttccttcaagCTTTCCACAGTCTCCTTGAGACTCACTTCCAAAGGAGTAAATTTAATCCCCAACTTGTTTGCTTTTTTCTTCGAAACCTGATATATTGGCACATATAGCTTTTCATCTGCACACCTGGTAATATTGTTGACAGGCTCAAACgttattacaaaaatcaaaacataaaaatattaatgaacatTAATGTTAGAAGAtgactttaaatataatttaactctacaaaattggtttgtaagataaggtttttatccacttatatattatgaatgggtttatctctagtcgacatAAACTttccaaattaattatttataactataCAAATGCCTAAAAAAAGTTAGTTGAATCTCAGGCAATCATGAaactatcaaaataattatactcACTTATCTGGAAGTTTCAATGTCGGGAACAAATCACGTAACATGTTCACAATCACTGAGTTGTGTGTCACCCTTCCAACTAGACAATATCTTCCATTAGCTGAATCATTCTCATATGCTAGAATATGAGCATTTGCAACATCTTTCACGTCTACCCATCCCGAAATAACATTTCTATATGTTTCACCACCTATATGAAAGATATGGTACACTTTCTTCAATTATCTAATGTTTCTACATcgaaataatacaaattttagaGCAAAATGTAAATAGTAAttaccattaaaaaaatttaaaactgcaGCAGCACTGGTGTTAAGCTCTGGTTGCAAGAGAGGTCCAATAACCATTGCTGGGTTTATTGTAACCAAGtcaatgttgttttcttttgcaaattTCCATGCAATCTCTTCGGCCAAAGTCTTTGAAAGATTATACcatttctaaaacataaatcagAAATAACAAGATATGTGAAGAACAAAGTAACATAATACACTAGACAAATTATAACAAATgagagaaacaaattaaattattgagaatatattaaatgatttttttaccatttattaaaaaaaattaacattaaaaaaataaagtttgctATTAGTCGACTTTAATgcaacataatttttttgatttaaaaataaaaataaaattaaatattttaaattttaattttatattatttaaaaggcatttatcaattaaaccgacattaaattaaaaaaatattttaaaataaaatggtttatGTCAAGTTAGCCAAtgaatttaaatctttttattataaaaggaaTGGTATTGATTAGATCGATACTAgattattaatttatcatttgttTAGTTAAGTAAAGTGTTTAAGCTTAGGAGATGACAACATTGTTGGATTATGTCATTAATCAGTTGTTATTAAGAAAATGTGATTGAGAGTAGGTTGGCCGACGACACTATATATGTGTTGcgatattattatttaacttttattaaaaaaatgtttgttatattattatttaacttttattaagaaaaaatcgATGTCGTTTAGTTTATatctgtttatttttattattcaattttttcacttattcttttatcaattattcaattttattaagtattaaatAGAGGTTGAAAATCTGAACAGTGGGGACAGAACTTTCCTTTTTTGTGCTCTTTTCTGTCCTCGTCTTCAAAATGTGTTAGAATCAAAAGCGActgaaaatttgattattaaaattttatatttttgttaagaaaaagaggaaattaaaaacaaaaatagtgaatataaaatatctttttattaaattaacgtattataacatatttttatattttttacggtattataacatatttttatatttttcacataatataaaagataaaataattataaaagtataaatgtttattatttttttaaaaaaaagtaaaaaaaatatgaaatgaaggtagaaaatttaagtgtgtaaaaaagaatattaaaaaaaatagtaataacaTTGATTAGGTAAAGCTTGTGTACTGTATTTTTCAGTGTGCATGCATGGGACGTGTATGTCTGCTGAGTCTTGGGAGACAAgtggtttttttcttctaaacgACAGAAAAACTTTATGAGAGGAAACGGCACATACCCCATTTCTCCGACAGAAATCTGCGTCGGAAAACCAGGTCTCGTCAACCACTACATCAGGGGTTTGAGGTTTTCCGTTGTACGCAACTGCAGCAATAGAAGAAGTTAAGATCACACGTTTGAGCGTTCGGGACTTCACACACGATTTCAGAACATTCATTGTCCCCTTCAATGCTGGATCCAACAACTCACcctgaaataaataatattatatgtaatcCACTGATGAAACAAATGCACAAATCGAACATCAAATGAAACAAACCTGCGGGTCCTTCGAACTCAGAAAAAACGGAGAAGCAGTGTGGAACACACCGTGACAACCTTGAACGGCAGAGTCAAAGGAACCTTCTTCTAGAAGATTCGCCTTGAAGAGATGCAGTCTCTCCTTCGCACCGTCAAGGCTGAGCAAGTGATCTACCTTCCTGGGATCACCTGCACGTCACATTTCGTATCCATTCTTTAATCTTTCAAATGCTAATGCATCATTATCATCATTGCCACAAATAATCAAAAActatataagaaacaaaaaaacacgTACTTGGGTCACGAACGGTCGCATTAACAGTGTAGCCGCGTTCGAGAAGGAACTTGACGAGCCAGGAAGCGATGTAACCGGAAGCGCCGGTGACACAGACAAGTTGGCCAGCGCCGATGGTCATTCTGCTCTTAGCTGAGTGTTGGAGTTGTGCTGTGTTTAGTGACTCTGAGACTGAGGTATTTA
This DNA window, taken from Vigna radiata var. radiata cultivar VC1973A chromosome 5, Vradiata_ver6, whole genome shotgun sequence, encodes the following:
- the LOC106760876 gene encoding cinnamoyl-CoA reductase 1-like, whose amino-acid sequence is MTIGAGQLVCVTGASGYIASWLVKFLLERGYTVNATVRDPSDPRKVDHLLSLDGAKERLHLFKANLLEEGSFDSAVQGCHGVFHTASPFFLSSKDPQGELLDPALKGTMNVLKSCVKSRTLKRVILTSSIAAVAYNGKPQTPDVVVDETWFSDADFCRRNGKWYNLSKTLAEEIAWKFAKENNIDLVTINPAMVIGPLLQPELNTSAAAVLNFFNGGETYRNVISGWVDVKDVANAHILAYENDSANGRYCLVGRVTHNSVIVNMLRDLFPTLKLPDKCADEKLYVPIYQVSKKKANKLGIKFTPLEVSLKETVESLKEKKFIKF